A genomic segment from Nodularia sphaerocarpa UHCC 0038 encodes:
- a CDS encoding MoaD/ThiS family protein, with protein MAVKVLVPTALQKFTNNQATLSCSGSNVSELFDSLEQNCPGIKARLCDEKGQARRFLNFYVNSEDIRFLDGIETPLKDGDEVSIVPAVAGG; from the coding sequence ATGGCTGTTAAAGTTTTAGTTCCCACGGCGCTGCAAAAATTCACAAATAACCAAGCTACCCTGAGCTGTAGTGGTAGTAATGTTTCCGAACTGTTCGATTCTCTAGAGCAAAACTGCCCTGGAATCAAAGCTCGGTTATGTGACGAAAAAGGACAAGCCCGGCGCTTTTTAAATTTCTATGTGAATAGCGAAGATATCCGCTTTTTAGATGGGATAGAGACACCACTCAAAGATGGTGATGAAGTCAGTATTGTTCCAGCTGTCGCTGGTGGTTGA
- the thrC gene encoding threonine synthase produces MTQAITKDTQSTTSTLKALKCKECGTEYELKASHVCELCFGPLEVKYDFSELRLTITREKIAAGPNSIWRYRPFLPVATDNVIDVGTGMTPLVRSHRLARRLGLNKLYIKNDAVNMPTLSFKDRVVSVALSRARELGFTTVSCASTGNLANSTAAIAAHAGLDCCVFIPADLEAGKILGSLIYSPTLMAVKGNYDQVNRLCSEVANTHGWGFVNINLRPYYSEGSKTLGFEVAEQLGWELPDHVVAPLASGSLFTKIYKGFQEFVEVGLVEAKDVRFSGAQPEGCSPIAQAFKEGRDFIKPVKPNTIAKSLAIGNPADGIYAVELAKKTGGNIESVNDAEIIEGIKLLAETEGIFTETAGGTTIAVLKKLVEAGKIDPDETTVVYITGNGLKTQEAVQGYVGEPLTIDAKLDSFERALERSRTLDRLEWQQVLV; encoded by the coding sequence ATGACTCAGGCAATCACCAAAGATACCCAATCAACAACTTCGACTCTCAAAGCTTTAAAGTGTAAAGAATGTGGTACAGAATACGAACTTAAAGCCAGTCATGTCTGTGAGTTATGCTTTGGTCCACTGGAAGTCAAGTATGATTTCAGTGAGTTACGTCTGACGATTACTCGTGAAAAAATTGCCGCCGGTCCCAATTCAATATGGCGCTACCGTCCCTTTCTGCCCGTCGCAACTGACAATGTAATTGATGTGGGAACAGGTATGACTCCCCTGGTACGTTCCCACCGCCTGGCTCGTCGCCTGGGTTTAAATAAGCTTTATATTAAAAATGATGCGGTAAATATGCCCACCCTGAGCTTTAAAGATCGGGTGGTGTCAGTGGCTCTCAGCCGAGCGCGTGAATTGGGTTTCACCACTGTTTCCTGTGCTAGCACTGGTAACTTGGCAAATTCTACAGCTGCGATCGCCGCTCATGCCGGTTTAGATTGTTGTGTATTCATCCCCGCAGACTTAGAAGCAGGTAAAATCCTGGGTAGCTTAATCTACAGTCCTACACTGATGGCAGTCAAGGGCAACTACGATCAGGTAAATCGTCTCTGCTCAGAAGTCGCTAATACACACGGCTGGGGTTTTGTCAATATTAATTTACGTCCTTATTATTCTGAAGGTTCCAAAACTCTAGGCTTTGAAGTTGCAGAACAACTCGGTTGGGAACTACCAGATCATGTAGTTGCACCCCTGGCCTCTGGTTCACTATTCACCAAAATTTATAAAGGTTTCCAAGAATTTGTGGAAGTCGGTTTAGTGGAAGCCAAAGATGTTCGTTTCAGTGGCGCTCAACCCGAAGGTTGTTCACCCATCGCCCAAGCATTTAAAGAAGGGCGCGACTTTATTAAACCAGTCAAACCGAATACAATTGCTAAATCACTGGCAATTGGTAATCCCGCCGACGGTATTTATGCAGTTGAGTTAGCCAAGAAAACTGGCGGTAATATTGAGTCAGTCAATGATGCCGAAATTATTGAAGGCATCAAGCTACTAGCAGAAACCGAAGGCATTTTCACAGAAACAGCAGGTGGTACAACCATTGCTGTGCTGAAAAAATTAGTCGAAGCCGGCAAGATTGACCCAGATGAAACTACAGTAGTTTACATCACTGGTAATGGTTTGAAAACCCAAGAAGCAGTCCAAGGCTACGTCGGCGAACCGTTGACAATTGATGCTAAACTAGATAGCTTTGAACGTGCCTTAGAGCGCTCTCGTACACTTGACCGCTTGGAATGGCAACAAGTCCTCGTATAG
- a CDS encoding DUF2267 domain-containing protein: MTMTGLDIFDTTVQTTIPWVNDLCNKLGWESKHQVFQALRATLHALRDRLTVAEASHLGAQLPILLGGFYYENWRPGATPTKERNKEAFLQHIRDYFRNIDPEIDAERVVRAVFQLLTERITRGEIDDVVNMMPPALRELWPEEVRV; encoded by the coding sequence ATGACAATGACAGGACTGGATATTTTTGATACAACAGTTCAGACGACAATTCCTTGGGTAAATGACTTGTGTAATAAGCTGGGCTGGGAAAGTAAGCACCAAGTATTTCAGGCGTTACGTGCCACATTACACGCCCTGCGCGATCGCCTAACGGTCGCAGAAGCCTCACATTTAGGAGCGCAGTTACCCATTCTCTTAGGGGGATTTTATTACGAAAACTGGCGACCTGGAGCAACTCCCACTAAAGAAAGGAATAAAGAGGCATTTTTACAGCATATCCGTGATTATTTCCGCAACATTGACCCGGAAATTGATGCGGAGCGTGTGGTGCGTGCAGTATTCCAGCTACTGACGGAACGCATTACCAGAGGTGAAATTGATGATGTGGTCAATATGATGCCGCCGGCTTTGCGAGAACTTTGGCCTGAAGAAGTACGAGTTTAA
- a CDS encoding MoaD/ThiS family protein has product MSQSRITVTVKLFAAYQEAYGVSELILEFPHSTAVRAVCDRLIAEHPELSQWREITRFGINLIFVEPDSLLQDGDEVVLIPPVSGG; this is encoded by the coding sequence ATGTCCCAGTCTAGAATTACGGTTACAGTCAAGTTATTTGCAGCTTACCAAGAAGCCTATGGAGTCTCAGAACTAATACTGGAATTTCCTCATAGTACAGCAGTAAGGGCAGTGTGCGATCGCCTGATTGCCGAACACCCAGAACTCAGCCAATGGCGTGAAATCACCCGTTTTGGCATTAATTTAATATTTGTCGAACCAGACAGCCTACTGCAAGATGGCGATGAAGTGGTGCTAATTCCACCTGTAAGTGGAGGCTAA
- a CDS encoding carboxypeptidase-like regulatory domain-containing protein, whose protein sequence is MKQNLYIMGGYVLTAIAWMNPITINPVNANTAPTENTAQLTEQFEDFTTFPVGVNVGNRNVIRGVLVRGKEDGSQAINFESWLLPYDTVIQVLRLNVTTLADGQLEVRSPGIVTRINPQTLLNDPELGLVFSIADLKKIFGVDTTFDIVEYAVVLEVPWLNLSSRNIGEPEVPLIFDGLAEIPPEKFNIAAAEQRIFASGSANSSTNFSGDFLAVGTIFDGSWFVRTNQPQLGSIDQWRISEAQFLRQTDQADLFLGSQPTFWQGLGTDDYWGFTYIQRQGFTPPKNFSAGTSDPRQRLQSSQIGRTITGRAEPGSLVQLVQGFGNRILGEIFVDSSGIYRFEDVKVDNRSFNSNYRVFIYPEGRLTAAPEIRDPSFSTVPGQIPAGASAWIFSGGLKREVATALNPSLLGNFSDFRGGLAGRWGLSENLTLGLGGVYDQSLQGLAELFYRPDNFPLEVAVSALGGADLDLIANIRYEPTKNLRATFSSDRFSNRFNVNWNVVRGLSLFATTDSRNPTSGGLQVNYSRKSFFTFARASLDTESNFRWNLLQRFGQLELNQRGNEVGTFSELSYNLSKSSFLNLGHSLLFNYETRAQNSGDDLLTLGWRYRSDERASDGNYVWEAQAGYGMGSQGNGLVASLGTTVLPGVLLRGRYQGVSLTSNQSSFSIDLVSSLNFQGGISPGDRRSNYLRTQGGLLIKTFLDKNNNGKHDPGEEYYTDPEGAMLLVNNQPVKSLRAEVGSDRTKLRLTPGKYRIDVDPAGFPPDWRAETDAFAVNVVAGSYTRVIIPLTQSYSFSGVVTNAEGNALAGARVEAISTDTVQRSFSVTNTAGVYYLEGLQQGEYTLVINGKSTQIIKLDAESPPYQELQIQTK, encoded by the coding sequence ATGAAGCAGAATTTATATATAATGGGTGGCTATGTGCTAACTGCGATCGCCTGGATGAATCCAATTACTATAAACCCAGTTAATGCTAATACTGCACCAACAGAAAATACTGCCCAATTAACTGAACAATTTGAGGATTTTACAACTTTTCCTGTGGGGGTTAACGTTGGTAATCGGAATGTGATCCGTGGGGTGTTAGTTAGGGGTAAAGAAGATGGTTCTCAGGCGATTAATTTTGAAAGTTGGTTGTTACCTTATGATACTGTTATTCAGGTTTTAAGATTAAATGTTACCACTTTAGCCGATGGGCAATTAGAGGTGCGATCGCCTGGAATTGTGACTCGGATTAATCCCCAAACATTGCTCAATGATCCAGAGTTGGGTTTAGTCTTTTCTATCGCTGATTTAAAAAAAATATTTGGTGTAGATACCACTTTTGATATTGTTGAATATGCAGTTGTTTTAGAAGTTCCTTGGTTAAATTTATCTAGTCGGAACATTGGCGAACCAGAAGTACCTTTAATCTTCGATGGATTAGCAGAAATCCCACCAGAAAAATTCAATATCGCAGCAGCAGAGCAAAGAATATTTGCTAGTGGTTCCGCCAACAGTTCTACAAATTTTTCAGGAGATTTTTTGGCTGTCGGGACGATTTTTGATGGTTCTTGGTTTGTTCGCACAAATCAACCACAATTGGGTAGTATAGATCAATGGAGAATTTCCGAAGCGCAGTTTCTCCGACAAACTGATCAAGCTGATTTATTTCTCGGTTCACAACCGACTTTTTGGCAAGGTTTAGGAACAGATGACTATTGGGGATTTACTTACATTCAACGCCAAGGTTTCACACCACCAAAAAACTTTTCGGCTGGAACTTCGGACCCTCGTCAAAGATTGCAATCATCCCAAATTGGACGCACAATTACTGGTAGAGCCGAACCGGGGAGTTTAGTACAATTAGTCCAAGGTTTTGGTAATAGAATTCTCGGAGAAATTTTTGTTGATTCTTCGGGAATTTACCGCTTTGAAGATGTGAAAGTTGACAACCGTTCTTTTAACTCTAATTACAGAGTTTTCATTTATCCTGAAGGTAGATTGACAGCAGCACCAGAAATCCGTGATCCTAGTTTTTCTACAGTACCGGGACAAATTCCGGCTGGTGCTTCAGCTTGGATTTTTTCTGGTGGTTTGAAAAGAGAAGTTGCTACTGCTTTAAATCCCAGTTTATTAGGTAATTTTTCGGATTTTCGCGGTGGTTTGGCGGGACGTTGGGGTTTATCAGAAAACTTGACTTTGGGTTTGGGTGGTGTCTATGATCAATCTTTGCAAGGGTTAGCAGAATTATTCTATCGTCCTGATAATTTTCCCTTAGAGGTTGCGGTTTCCGCCCTCGGTGGTGCAGACTTAGATTTAATTGCTAATATCCGTTATGAACCCACTAAAAATTTAAGAGCGACATTTAGCAGCGATCGCTTTTCTAATCGTTTTAATGTTAACTGGAATGTGGTACGTGGTTTGAGCTTATTTGCGACTACTGACAGTCGTAATCCTACTTCTGGGGGTTTGCAAGTTAATTATAGTCGTAAAAGTTTTTTTACCTTCGCTCGTGCTAGTCTAGATACCGAAAGCAACTTTCGCTGGAATTTGCTGCAACGTTTTGGACAACTGGAACTGAACCAGCGAGGTAATGAAGTCGGGACTTTTTCTGAACTTAGTTATAACTTGTCGAAGAGCAGCTTTTTGAATTTGGGACATTCGTTGTTGTTCAATTACGAAACCCGCGCTCAAAATAGCGGTGATGATTTATTAACTCTGGGTTGGCGATATCGTTCTGATGAGCGAGCTAGTGATGGTAACTATGTCTGGGAAGCACAAGCAGGTTACGGTATGGGTTCACAGGGTAACGGCTTAGTGGCTTCTCTGGGAACGACAGTATTACCGGGTGTGTTATTGCGGGGACGTTATCAAGGTGTCTCCCTCACTTCTAATCAATCAAGTTTTAGTATTGATTTAGTTTCTAGTTTAAACTTTCAAGGGGGTATTAGTCCAGGCGATCGCCGTTCTAATTATTTACGCACCCAAGGCGGATTATTAATTAAAACATTTCTGGATAAAAATAACAACGGCAAACACGACCCAGGGGAAGAATATTATACAGATCCAGAAGGGGCGATGCTGTTAGTTAATAACCAACCTGTGAAAAGTTTACGTGCAGAAGTGGGAAGCGATCGCACTAAATTACGCCTCACACCAGGAAAATATCGTATTGACGTTGATCCGGCTGGTTTTCCTCCCGACTGGAGAGCGGAAACTGATGCTTTTGCAGTCAATGTAGTCGCTGGTAGTTATACTCGTGTAATCATACCCTTAACTCAATCTTACAGTTTTTCTGGTGTAGTTACAAATGCTGAAGGTAATGCCCTCGCAGGAGCAAGAGTAGAAGCCATATCAACAGATACAGTCCAACGCAGTTTTTCTGTAACTAACACTGCTGGGGTGTATTATTTAGAAGGTTTGCAACAAGGAGAATACACCTTGGTCATCAATGGCAAATCCACTCAGATAATCAAACTAGATGCAGAATCGCCACCTTATCAAGAACTGCAAATTCAGACAAAATAA
- a CDS encoding P pilus assembly protein, chaperone PapD has protein sequence MNLLKKSVNQVFYFSQAAFGLTLSALLLFPSVAKAQVKVSPLVIETQAQRGQAQAMVSITNMSDSPSRVRVYAEPFTYKPDSGFATLPANSPNNLTPYLQFSPRELTIEPGQTRRVRIISRLAPNLPDGEYRAAVFNETLTEQKDSSGAVVTLATRVGVTVYVTKGNAAPKLTVDNARFDPKQEKVTLNIRNTGTASARPSVSWKLQRGDMVVKMGEIESVSIIAENERNLSLDYRSKDDPSLTAGNYQVSGELVWDEGKSKTKLPFKLDFTVSK, from the coding sequence ATGAATTTATTAAAGAAAAGCGTTAATCAAGTTTTTTACTTCTCACAAGCTGCTTTTGGTTTAACTTTATCGGCGTTGCTGTTGTTTCCTAGTGTTGCGAAAGCACAAGTAAAAGTTTCACCGTTAGTCATTGAAACTCAAGCACAACGGGGACAAGCTCAAGCTATGGTTTCTATTACTAATATGAGTGATAGTCCTTCTCGTGTTCGCGTTTATGCTGAACCTTTCACTTATAAGCCTGATTCAGGTTTTGCAACTTTACCTGCTAATAGTCCCAATAACCTTACGCCATATCTGCAATTTTCACCCCGTGAGTTAACTATTGAACCTGGACAAACTCGCCGGGTGCGGATAATTTCTCGCTTGGCTCCTAATTTACCTGATGGTGAATATCGTGCGGCTGTTTTTAATGAAACTTTAACTGAGCAAAAAGATAGTAGTGGCGCAGTGGTTACTTTAGCAACTCGTGTGGGTGTAACTGTTTACGTGACTAAAGGTAATGCTGCTCCTAAGTTAACGGTGGATAATGCTCGTTTTGACCCGAAGCAAGAGAAGGTTACACTCAATATTCGTAATACTGGTACAGCATCGGCTCGTCCTAGTGTTTCTTGGAAGTTGCAGCGTGGAGATATGGTTGTGAAAATGGGGGAAATAGAATCTGTTTCTATTATTGCAGAAAATGAACGTAATTTGTCATTAGATTATCGCAGTAAAGATGATCCTTCTCTGACTGCTGGTAATTATCAAGTGAGTGGTGAATTGGTTTGGGATGAAGGTAAAAGTAAAACTAAATTACCGTTTAAGTTGGATTTTACTGTTTCTAAATAA
- a CDS encoding ABC transporter ATP-binding protein produces the protein MKLDTQIAHQLSANNLTLGYDGITIVKNLDLTIPQGKITALVGANGCGKSTLLRGLARLLKPNGGTVYLDAADLFKLSTKDVAKKLGILAQGPVAPEGLTVRDLVACGRFPYQNWMQQWTKEDERFVDIALETTRMKEFAERELDTLSGGQRQRAWIAMALAQNTDILLLDEPTTFLDLAHQIEVLDLLWELNQNHGRTLVMVLHDLNHACRYADYLVAVKQGRVYTNGTPEEVMSKTTVQEVFGLDSQIITDPVSGTPMCIPISRIRC, from the coding sequence ATGAAATTAGATACTCAGATTGCTCATCAACTTTCAGCGAATAACTTAACTCTCGGTTATGATGGTATAACCATAGTCAAAAATTTAGATTTGACTATTCCCCAAGGAAAAATTACTGCCTTAGTTGGTGCTAATGGTTGCGGTAAATCTACACTCCTGCGGGGGTTAGCAAGATTATTGAAACCCAACGGAGGTACAGTTTATTTAGATGCGGCAGATTTATTTAAGTTATCCACAAAAGATGTCGCTAAAAAATTAGGCATTTTGGCTCAGGGGCCAGTTGCACCAGAAGGTTTAACAGTACGGGACTTAGTAGCTTGTGGGCGATTTCCTTATCAAAACTGGATGCAGCAGTGGACTAAAGAAGATGAAAGGTTTGTAGACATAGCCTTAGAAACCACTAGAATGAAAGAATTTGCTGAACGGGAGTTAGATACTCTTTCAGGTGGACAGCGACAACGTGCGTGGATTGCAATGGCACTGGCTCAAAACACAGATATATTACTATTAGATGAACCCACAACTTTTTTAGATTTAGCGCATCAAATTGAAGTTTTAGATTTGCTATGGGAATTAAACCAAAATCATGGCAGAACTTTAGTCATGGTGTTGCATGATTTAAATCATGCTTGTCGGTATGCAGATTATTTGGTGGCGGTAAAGCAGGGTAGGGTTTATACTAATGGCACGCCAGAAGAAGTGATGAGTAAAACTACTGTGCAAGAAGTATTTGGGTTAGATTCCCAGATTATTACAGACCCCGTTTCTGGCACACCAATGTGTATCCCCATTAGTCGCATACGGTGTTGA
- a CDS encoding FecCD family ABC transporter permease, whose amino-acid sequence MRNNSLIFRSKTLPISFRLQKRVPIVLLILVIITLVTMVISTSIGEYPTPPLAVIQTVLGIDTGNPEYAFVIKTLRLPRTLTAGLVGMALAISGTIMQGITRNPLADPGIIGINAGAGLAAVALIVLFPNLPAGSLPLAAFAGALAASIVIYLLAWDNGTHPIRLILIGVGISAVTGAFTSLLVTFGEINNVSQALVWLAGSVYGRSWEQLIALLPWLIVFIPLALVSAPQLNALALGDELAKGLGSQVESQRSFLILISAALSGAAVATAGTIGFVGLIAPHIARQLVGGNHQGLIPVSAIWGAMLVVIADLLGRIAFAPVELPCGIVTAVIGAPYFIYLLVKTRKK is encoded by the coding sequence ATGAGGAATAACAGCTTAATTTTTCGTTCCAAAACATTGCCGATTTCTTTCCGCCTGCAAAAACGTGTTCCCATTGTTTTACTCATCCTAGTAATCATTACTTTAGTAACAATGGTAATTAGCACTTCCATCGGCGAATATCCCACACCACCCCTAGCCGTAATTCAAACAGTTTTAGGCATAGATACAGGAAATCCCGAATATGCTTTTGTCATCAAAACCCTCAGATTACCAAGAACATTAACAGCCGGACTTGTGGGCATGGCCTTAGCAATTTCCGGCACAATTATGCAAGGCATCACCAGAAATCCTTTAGCAGATCCCGGTATTATAGGCATTAATGCAGGTGCTGGTTTAGCGGCTGTAGCCTTAATTGTGCTGTTTCCCAACTTACCGGCGGGAAGTTTGCCTCTAGCTGCCTTTGCTGGTGCTTTAGCAGCTTCTATAGTCATTTACCTACTCGCCTGGGATAATGGTACTCATCCCATTCGCTTGATTTTAATTGGTGTAGGAATTTCTGCTGTCACTGGTGCTTTTACTAGCCTATTAGTGACATTTGGCGAGATTAATAATGTTAGTCAAGCCTTAGTTTGGCTAGCTGGTAGTGTATATGGCCGCAGTTGGGAACAGCTAATAGCTTTATTACCTTGGTTGATAGTATTTATCCCCTTAGCTTTAGTCAGCGCCCCACAATTAAACGCTTTAGCTTTAGGCGATGAACTTGCAAAAGGTTTAGGTAGTCAAGTCGAGTCACAACGGAGTTTTTTAATATTAATTAGTGCCGCCCTTTCTGGTGCAGCAGTCGCCACGGCTGGAACCATTGGTTTTGTAGGATTAATTGCGCCTCACATTGCCCGTCAGTTAGTAGGTGGTAATCATCAAGGTTTAATTCCCGTATCAGCGATATGGGGCGCAATGCTTGTAGTAATCGCTGATTTATTGGGCAGAATTGCTTTTGCTCCCGTGGAACTTCCTTGTGGAATTGTGACTGCGGTAATTGGCGCTCCTTACTTTATCTATCTATTAGTAAAAACCAGAAAAAAATGA
- a CDS encoding FecCD family ABC transporter permease has product MNKSTSSLNRGFLQTVTLPVAGLVLGLLILLICLIFSITLGAADISLDTVYTALTDFDGSKDHLIIRTVRLPRSLLAVMVGAAISVSGALMQGITRNPLADPGILGINAGASFAVVIAIFIFGTSAPSIYIWYAFAGAGITAISVYFLASLGRSGITPLNLTIAGAAISALLASLITTILIVSQRTLEEIRFWLAGSLAGADTSLIGQVLPYICIGLILAFLLGRQITILSLGEDIAQGLGQQTLWIKIAAAISVFLLQGSAVAVAGGIGFIGLVVPHIVRFFVGVDYRWIIPYSALFGSILLLSSDIIARLVIRPQEIPVGIMTALVGAPFFIYLAKNKIKK; this is encoded by the coding sequence ATGAATAAATCCACTTCCTCTTTAAACCGAGGATTTTTACAGACTGTAACTTTACCCGTTGCGGGTTTAGTTCTAGGACTACTAATTCTCCTAATATGCCTAATTTTCAGCATTACTCTCGGCGCAGCAGATATCTCCTTAGATACAGTTTATACAGCCTTGACAGACTTTGATGGCTCAAAAGACCATTTAATTATTCGTACAGTCAGATTACCGCGATCGCTCCTCGCCGTCATGGTAGGTGCAGCAATTTCCGTATCAGGCGCACTCATGCAAGGTATAACCCGTAACCCCTTAGCCGACCCAGGCATCTTAGGAATTAACGCCGGTGCATCCTTCGCAGTCGTCATCGCCATCTTTATCTTTGGGACATCTGCACCCAGTATTTATATTTGGTATGCCTTCGCAGGTGCGGGAATTACCGCCATCAGCGTTTATTTTTTAGCTTCCCTTGGTCGTAGTGGCATAACTCCACTCAATCTCACCATTGCTGGTGCAGCCATTAGCGCCTTACTCGCATCACTAATTACCACCATCTTAATCGTCAGTCAACGCACATTAGAAGAAATTCGCTTTTGGTTAGCAGGTTCCTTAGCCGGTGCTGATACCAGTCTCATAGGTCAAGTATTACCTTACATTTGTATTGGCTTAATCTTGGCATTTCTGCTGGGAAGACAAATCACCATACTCAGTCTAGGAGAAGATATCGCCCAAGGATTAGGACAACAAACCCTATGGATAAAAATCGCCGCCGCCATCAGTGTTTTTTTGCTTCAAGGTAGTGCAGTAGCAGTTGCTGGCGGAATTGGATTTATTGGCTTAGTAGTTCCCCATATAGTTCGCTTCTTCGTGGGAGTAGATTACCGGTGGATTATACCTTATAGCGCCCTTTTCGGCTCAATTCTCCTCTTAAGTTCAGATATCATTGCCAGATTGGTAATTCGACCCCAAGAAATCCCCGTAGGCATTATGACAGCCTTAGTCGGTGCGCCATTCTTCATTTATTTAGCCAAAAATAAAATCAAAAAATGA
- a CDS encoding J domain-containing protein: MDLGDYYRLLGLRSGASFAEVKASYRRLAQQYHPDINPNDIKAKDKFIALTEAYKVLLTVVPSEEIAQPSSNSSRFRRDATASTPSEKAPTTTVTVEKPPTPKPPNLVEIEQRLKWKTYEQLQRFLKERRFPQAIALAEALAARLPTDTEVRQWQAVAYQIWGRALISEHQLLKARIYLKKALKTDPNNKTLSLEVQRDFQKLEQLY; this comes from the coding sequence ATGGATCTTGGAGATTACTACCGTTTATTGGGTTTAAGGTCAGGAGCCTCTTTTGCTGAAGTCAAAGCGTCTTACAGACGATTGGCGCAGCAATATCATCCCGATATTAACCCAAATGACATCAAAGCTAAAGATAAGTTTATTGCCTTGACAGAGGCTTACAAAGTCCTTTTAACGGTAGTACCTTCCGAGGAGATCGCCCAACCGTCAAGTAATTCCTCTAGGTTTAGGCGTGATGCTACCGCGTCCACACCCTCAGAAAAAGCACCCACAACCACAGTCACAGTAGAAAAACCGCCCACACCAAAGCCGCCGAATCTGGTGGAAATAGAACAGCGACTCAAGTGGAAGACTTATGAGCAACTGCAACGCTTTTTAAAAGAAAGAAGATTTCCCCAAGCGATCGCCTTAGCCGAAGCATTAGCCGCACGTTTACCCACAGACACAGAAGTGCGCCAATGGCAAGCCGTCGCCTATCAAATCTGGGGACGGGCGTTAATTTCGGAACATCAACTCTTGAAAGCCCGAATTTATCTCAAAAAAGCCCTCAAAACAGATCCTAACAATAAAACCCTCTCTCTAGAAGTGCAGCGAGACTTCCAGAAATTAGAGCAGCTTTATTGA
- the psbP gene encoding photosystem II reaction center PsbP translates to MWKRIVFILLLVLSISLSNPGVAAAAGFNSFVDSYDGYEFLYPNGWVQVKVADGPDVVFHDLIEISENVSVVISPVPDEKSLQELGTPTEVGYKLGKAALAPPDSGRSAKLINAFERESKGKTYYLLEYEVKLPNREDRHNVTSVAVSRGKLYTFNASIPERRWQRVKGLMQDVVTSFSVY, encoded by the coding sequence ATGTGGAAAAGAATTGTATTTATTTTGCTATTGGTGTTGAGTATCAGTCTAAGTAATCCTGGTGTGGCTGCGGCGGCTGGATTCAACAGCTTTGTAGACTCTTATGATGGTTATGAGTTTTTATACCCTAATGGCTGGGTACAAGTTAAAGTGGCGGATGGCCCTGATGTGGTGTTTCACGATTTGATTGAAATATCGGAAAATGTCTCTGTGGTGATTAGCCCTGTACCGGATGAGAAAAGTTTGCAGGAACTGGGAACACCGACGGAAGTAGGTTACAAGTTAGGAAAGGCGGCTCTTGCTCCTCCTGATTCCGGTCGTTCGGCGAAATTGATCAATGCTTTTGAGCGAGAATCGAAGGGGAAAACATACTACCTTTTAGAGTATGAGGTGAAGCTTCCGAATCGGGAAGACCGACATAATGTCACTAGTGTTGCTGTCAGCCGTGGGAAGTTGTATACTTTCAATGCTTCAATTCCCGAAAGACGTTGGCAAAGAGTTAAAGGCTTGATGCAAGATGTTGTAACTTCTTTCTCGGTGTATTAA
- a CDS encoding Maf family protein, with protein MKTPQFVLASASPARLRLLQTVGITPIVQASDFDESQIQLNEPAQLVQILAQRKAETVVPQFESALIMGCDSVLAVNGEIYGKPADATEAIARWHLMQGKFGDLYTGHVLIDLCQNRTLVRCQVTRVYFAKMSDRTIQAYVATGEPLKCAGAFALEGFGSLFVEKIEGCHSNVIGLSLPLLRQMLEDLEYDVTDFWQ; from the coding sequence ATGAAAACACCTCAATTTGTACTTGCTTCAGCTTCGCCGGCGCGCCTCCGCTTGCTGCAAACTGTTGGTATTACACCGATTGTTCAGGCTAGTGATTTTGATGAGTCGCAAATTCAACTGAATGAACCTGCACAGTTAGTACAAATTCTGGCACAACGCAAGGCGGAAACTGTGGTTCCCCAGTTTGAGTCAGCTTTGATTATGGGTTGTGATTCGGTGTTGGCGGTGAATGGTGAGATTTATGGTAAGCCAGCTGATGCTACGGAGGCGATCGCACGTTGGCATTTAATGCAAGGTAAGTTTGGTGACTTGTATACTGGTCATGTGTTGATTGACCTTTGCCAAAACCGCACTTTAGTTAGGTGTCAGGTAACAAGAGTATACTTTGCCAAAATGAGCGATCGCACTATTCAAGCTTATGTTGCCACAGGCGAACCCCTCAAGTGTGCTGGTGCTTTCGCCCTTGAGGGTTTTGGTAGTTTATTTGTGGAAAAAATCGAAGGTTGTCACAGCAACGTCATTGGACTGAGTTTACCCCTGCTGCGGCAGATGCTAGAAGATTTGGAATATGATGTTACTGATTTCTGGCAATAG